In the genome of Aulosira sp. FACHB-615, one region contains:
- a CDS encoding alkaline phosphatase — MESNQPLKINRRQFLVRSAVTAGGIIGTNIVSKSPVFGQAPAIITAEKMRPGIPFGVASGDISENNVVIWSRSDRPARMIVEYSTSESFRNVRRIPGPVALETSDFTARLNLRNLPQNQQIFYRVIFQDLNYRNVFSAPVSGFFRTPPKSGRDICFVWGGDTAGQGWGINPDFGGMRIYETMRQLQPDFFIHSGDNIYADGPIQSQVTLDNGTIWRNITTPEKSKVAETLTEFRGNYQYNLMDENIKRFNAEVPLLAQWDDHEVTNNWYPGEILSNVGSDARYTVKDVNLLAERARQAFLEYMPIEYYDNPERTRIYRSFEYGSLLDIFMLDERTYRGPNSPNNQPEQSPATDFLSRRQVQWLKRQLLSSKATWKVIASDMPLGLIVRDGATDFEAWANGDGPALGRELELADLLRFIKNRNIQNVVWFTADVHYAAAHYYDPNKAQFQDFKPFWEFVAGPLNAGTFGPNQLENTFGPQLVFQSLPAGTRANRPPSEGLQFFGAVKINASTKVMTVSLRNLAGEVVYSVDLPPEQY; from the coding sequence ATGGAATCTAATCAACCATTAAAGATAAATCGTCGCCAATTTTTAGTCCGTTCAGCAGTAACAGCAGGCGGAATTATTGGGACAAATATTGTTTCTAAATCACCTGTTTTTGGTCAAGCACCTGCTATTATTACTGCGGAAAAAATGCGTCCTGGCATACCTTTTGGTGTAGCGAGTGGCGATATTAGCGAAAATAATGTGGTGATTTGGAGTCGGAGCGATCGCCCCGCCAGAATGATTGTAGAATATTCCACTAGCGAATCATTTCGCAATGTGCGGCGCATCCCTGGGCCTGTGGCTTTAGAAACTAGCGACTTTACCGCCCGACTTAACTTAAGAAACTTACCCCAAAATCAACAGATATTTTATCGGGTAATTTTTCAAGATTTAAACTATCGCAATGTTTTCAGCGCCCCAGTTAGCGGTTTTTTCCGCACACCTCCTAAATCTGGGCGAGATATCTGCTTTGTTTGGGGAGGCGACACCGCAGGTCAAGGATGGGGGATAAATCCTGACTTTGGTGGGATGAGAATTTATGAAACCATGCGCCAACTCCAGCCAGACTTTTTCATTCATTCTGGCGATAACATCTATGCTGATGGCCCAATTCAATCTCAAGTAACCCTGGATAATGGCACAATTTGGCGCAACATCACCACACCAGAAAAATCGAAAGTTGCTGAAACTTTAACAGAGTTTCGTGGTAACTATCAATACAACTTGATGGATGAAAATATCAAGCGATTCAATGCCGAAGTGCCACTTTTAGCACAGTGGGACGACCACGAAGTAACGAATAACTGGTATCCTGGCGAAATCCTCAGTAATGTAGGCAGTGATGCTCGCTACACAGTCAAAGATGTTAACTTGTTGGCTGAACGGGCAAGACAAGCATTTTTGGAATATATGCCGATTGAGTATTACGATAATCCAGAAAGAACCAGAATTTACCGTTCCTTTGAGTATGGGTCATTGCTAGACATTTTCATGCTGGATGAACGCACCTATCGAGGGCCAAATTCTCCTAATAATCAGCCAGAACAAAGTCCAGCAACAGATTTTTTAAGCAGAAGACAAGTGCAGTGGCTAAAACGACAATTACTTTCATCCAAAGCCACTTGGAAAGTTATTGCCAGTGATATGCCTTTAGGGCTGATAGTGAGAGATGGTGCGACTGATTTTGAAGCTTGGGCGAATGGCGACGGCCCCGCTTTAGGCAGAGAATTAGAACTAGCAGATTTACTGCGGTTTATCAAAAACAGAAATATTCAGAATGTGGTGTGGTTTACGGCGGATGTTCATTACGCCGCAGCCCACTACTACGACCCCAATAAAGCCCAGTTTCAAGACTTTAAACCTTTCTGGGAGTTTGTCGCCGGGCCACTGAATGCAGGTACATTTGGGCCTAATCAATTAGAAAATACCTTCGGCCCACAGTTAGTATTTCAAAGCTTACCTGCGGGTACAAGAGCAAATCGACCCCCAAGCGAAGGGTTGCAATTCTTCGGCGCAGTCAAAATTAATGCCTCTACCAAAGTGATGACAGTATCTTTGCGGAATTTAGCTGGCGAAGTTGTTTACAGTGTAGATTTACCACCAGAGCAATATTAA
- a CDS encoding AI-2E family transporter, with protein MQSANKLPRWLSYGLAFPLVILNGWLLIQVVKYFQPLVSVVAIAILLAFVLNYPIQFFQKRGVPRYLAIVGVLLSAVVILGGVGITLVPVILQQLNELANILPSWIDSSLEQLDAFQSWAATQQIPINLRGLALQLLERLSNQFQSFTGKILGFAFDTIGVVLNILIAAVLTIYLILNGQKLWDGIYQWFPEHIGTKVRQLLREDFQNYFIGQATLGAVLAVLVTLAFVLLRIPLALLFGIAIGFFSLFPFGTGIGIGLVSLLVALENFWLGVEVLGVAVALDQINSNIVAPRILGNLTGLNPVWVVISLLIGAKLGGVLGLLIAIPLASFIKDIADSWRAGELSQQIVTNEDGVKTSAMEVNQENYISKI; from the coding sequence ATGCAATCAGCAAACAAACTACCACGATGGTTAAGTTATGGCTTGGCGTTTCCGCTAGTCATTCTCAACGGTTGGTTATTAATCCAGGTTGTCAAGTATTTTCAACCCTTGGTGAGTGTAGTTGCGATCGCTATATTGTTAGCATTTGTCTTAAACTACCCCATCCAGTTCTTTCAAAAACGCGGTGTACCCCGTTACTTGGCAATTGTCGGAGTTTTGCTGTCAGCCGTAGTGATTCTGGGAGGTGTTGGTATCACCTTAGTACCAGTAATTCTGCAACAGCTTAACGAACTAGCGAATATTCTGCCCTCATGGATAGATTCTAGTTTAGAACAATTAGACGCTTTTCAAAGTTGGGCAGCTACCCAACAAATTCCCATTAATTTGCGGGGTTTAGCCTTACAACTGTTAGAAAGATTATCCAATCAATTTCAATCATTCACCGGGAAAATACTGGGTTTTGCCTTTGATACTATCGGAGTTGTACTTAATATCTTAATTGCCGCAGTTTTGACTATTTATTTAATCTTAAATGGTCAAAAACTCTGGGATGGAATTTATCAATGGTTTCCTGAACATATCGGCACTAAAGTTAGACAATTGCTGCGAGAAGATTTTCAAAATTATTTTATCGGTCAGGCAACATTAGGGGCAGTGTTGGCTGTATTGGTGACATTAGCATTTGTCCTCCTCCGCATTCCCCTGGCTTTGTTGTTTGGGATTGCTATCGGCTTTTTCTCACTATTTCCCTTTGGTACAGGGATAGGAATTGGATTAGTTAGCTTATTAGTAGCTTTAGAAAACTTTTGGTTAGGTGTGGAAGTGTTAGGTGTCGCCGTCGCCCTTGACCAAATTAATTCTAATATTGTCGCACCCAGAATTTTAGGTAATTTAACTGGTTTAAATCCTGTGTGGGTAGTGATTTCCTTACTTATAGGTGCAAAATTAGGCGGCGTTTTAGGTTTGTTAATTGCGATTCCGCTTGCTAGTTTTATTAAAGATATTGCCGATAGTTGGCGAGCCGGAGAATTGAGTCAACAAATTGTTACTAATGAAGATGGTGTAAAAACTTCAGCAATGGAAGTAAATCAAGAAAATTACATCAGCAAGATTTAA
- a CDS encoding rhodanese-like domain-containing protein, translating to MSIDQMAHYQRKLAYEMDSWDLYVALNKGQTITVVDGRSADAFAEEHIPGALNLPHKEICFNSTEMLDKSRLYVCYCDGIGCNASTKTALKLLTLGFEVRELIGGLDWWKRDGYATEGKKAQLGTTINCGC from the coding sequence ATGAGCATAGATCAAATGGCGCACTATCAGCGTAAACTTGCGTATGAGATGGATTCATGGGATCTATACGTTGCCCTCAACAAAGGACAGACGATAACCGTTGTTGATGGCCGTTCAGCAGATGCTTTTGCTGAAGAACATATTCCAGGCGCGTTGAACCTACCACACAAAGAAATCTGTTTCAATTCAACTGAGATGCTGGATAAGTCAAGACTTTATGTTTGCTATTGCGACGGTATTGGCTGTAACGCCTCGACTAAAACAGCACTTAAATTATTGACTTTGGGTTTTGAAGTCCGGGAACTGATTGGTGGCCTTGATTGGTGGAAACGTGATGGCTACGCTACTGAAGGTAAGAAAGCCCAGCTTGGTACGACGATAAATTGTGGCTGCTAA